A genomic segment from Saprospiraceae bacterium encodes:
- a CDS encoding TonB-dependent receptor, translating to MSQSTIRGNVFDKETGEPIVFGNIRLADTDLGTNTDVNGFFSLGNVPEGTYNLIVTYIGYDSISIPIICTAGKIHYERILMQGNAINLATVDVSAQREKARSDIQISKITVTPKQIRSLPATGGEADIAQYLPVLPGVIVSGDQGGQLYIRGGSPVQNKILLDGMTIYNPFHSIGFFSVFETETIRSVDVLTGGFNAEYGGRISAVVDIKTREGNKKKLSGMVSASPFQARAIIEGPILKLDESKGNSVSFLFTAKHSYLDKTSKSLYSYATDTSFYSFAAGDTSLTALADEIGLPFNYTDFYGKISVVGGNGSKVNFFGFNFRDQFDFVGLAGLNWKTTGAGANFTLVPANSSVVMDGLISFSAYDVSLKEGTAEPRTSGVTSFGAMLNFNYFGKDNQLTYGFEVNGFNTDFSFENFLGLDFEQKDYTTELAGYAKYKHKLGRFIIEPGLRLQFYASQSSLSLEPRLGFKYNASNRLRFKMATGFYSQNLVSTVNEQDIVNFFVGFLAGPEETIFKPGTREPTKHRLQKSIHAIAGLAYDFNDWSGINIEPYYKRFTQLININRNKLSALDPDFSVETGNAYGIDFSYQYEKKNWYLWLTYSLGYVDRFDGEETYYTIFDRRHNANILGNYAFGANNSWEVSLRWNLGSGFPFTQTQGFFQEIAFDDILVEDILTGNFDLGTILSEERNGGRLSYYHRLDASLKKKITLPGAMLMELILSVTNVYNRENVFYLDRITNNRVNQLPVIPSVALKIGF from the coding sequence GAGCCAATCTACCATTAGGGGGAATGTTTTTGATAAAGAAACAGGAGAACCTATTGTTTTTGGAAACATCAGATTGGCAGATACCGATCTGGGTACCAATACGGATGTGAATGGCTTTTTTTCCCTGGGCAATGTACCCGAAGGAACTTATAATTTGATCGTTACCTACATCGGTTACGATAGCATAAGCATTCCAATCATATGCACCGCCGGAAAAATTCACTACGAACGGATCTTGATGCAAGGGAATGCCATCAACCTGGCAACCGTAGATGTCTCTGCTCAAAGGGAAAAAGCCCGATCGGATATACAAATATCCAAAATTACGGTTACACCCAAACAAATACGTTCTTTACCCGCTACGGGAGGAGAAGCTGATATTGCCCAATACCTCCCCGTTTTGCCAGGTGTTATCGTTTCCGGAGACCAAGGAGGCCAACTCTACATTCGCGGGGGCTCACCAGTCCAAAACAAGATTTTGCTGGATGGTATGACCATCTATAACCCTTTCCACTCCATCGGTTTTTTCTCTGTATTCGAAACGGAAACCATCCGCAGCGTAGATGTACTTACGGGGGGATTTAATGCCGAATATGGCGGCAGAATCTCTGCTGTGGTTGATATCAAAACAAGAGAAGGGAATAAAAAGAAACTTTCGGGTATGGTGTCGGCTAGCCCTTTTCAGGCGAGAGCAATAATCGAAGGGCCTATTTTGAAACTAGATGAATCCAAAGGAAATAGCGTGTCTTTTTTATTTACAGCCAAACATTCCTATCTCGACAAAACCTCCAAATCGCTGTATAGTTATGCCACTGATACTAGCTTTTATTCCTTTGCTGCTGGTGACACCAGCCTTACCGCATTGGCCGATGAGATTGGGCTACCCTTTAATTATACCGATTTTTATGGTAAAATTTCCGTGGTAGGTGGCAATGGAAGTAAGGTCAACTTTTTTGGATTCAACTTTCGCGACCAGTTTGATTTTGTGGGGCTGGCAGGTCTGAATTGGAAGACTACAGGTGCCGGTGCAAATTTCACCTTGGTGCCAGCTAATTCAAGTGTTGTCATGGACGGTTTGATTTCTTTTTCGGCCTATGATGTTAGCTTGAAGGAGGGTACCGCCGAACCCAGAACCAGTGGCGTTACCAGCTTTGGCGCTATGTTGAATTTTAATTATTTTGGGAAAGACAACCAATTGACCTATGGTTTTGAGGTCAATGGCTTTAACACAGATTTTTCTTTCGAAAACTTCCTTGGACTGGATTTTGAACAAAAAGATTATACCACAGAATTAGCTGGTTACGCCAAGTACAAACACAAATTAGGCCGATTTATCATCGAACCTGGCCTTCGCCTCCAATTTTATGCTTCCCAGTCCAGTTTGAGCCTGGAACCCCGTTTGGGCTTTAAGTACAATGCATCGAATCGTTTGCGCTTTAAAATGGCTACTGGTTTTTATTCCCAAAACCTGGTGAGTACCGTCAATGAACAGGATATCGTCAATTTTTTTGTTGGCTTTTTAGCGGGCCCTGAAGAAACTATTTTTAAGCCTGGCACCAGGGAGCCGACCAAGCACCGCCTGCAGAAATCAATACATGCCATCGCTGGACTAGCGTATGATTTTAACGATTGGTCTGGTATTAATATTGAGCCCTATTATAAGCGGTTTACCCAATTAATCAATATCAACCGGAATAAGTTGAGTGCGCTGGACCCCGATTTTTCGGTTGAAACCGGCAATGCCTATGGCATCGATTTTTCTTATCAGTACGAAAAGAAAAATTGGTATCTCTGGCTAACTTATTCCTTGGGATATGTGGATCGATTTGATGGAGAAGAAACCTATTACACCATTTTTGATCGCCGACACAATGCTAATATCCTGGGAAACTACGCCTTTGGTGCCAACAATAGCTGGGAAGTTAGCCTAAGGTGGAACCTCGGCTCAGGTTTCCCTTTTACCCAAACCCAGGGCTTCTTTCAGGAAATTGCCTTCGATGATATATTAGTTGAGGATATTTTAACCGGAAATTTTGACTTGGGAACGATTCTTTCCGAGGAGCGAAACGGTGGTCGGTTATCTTATTACCATCGTTTGGATGCCTCCCTGAAAAAGAAGATTACGCTCCCTGGTGCTATGTTGATGGAGCTTATCCTAAGTGTAACCAATGTATACAATCGGGAAAATGTCTTTTACCTTGATCGAATCACTAATAACAGGGTCAATCAGCTACCTGTTATCCCTAGTGTAGCCTTGAAAATTGGTTTTTAA
- a CDS encoding cytochrome c, with protein sequence MKQRWISGFLFVALAAQLPSCNENPYEQGQILYQNFCANCHMDDGSGLEGLIPPLAGADYYQENVLQTACLIRYGMEGKIVVNGQAFEQPMPGTDKLTEFEITNILNYINTAWYQDLPYVKLADVRNTLKECEQ encoded by the coding sequence ATGAAGCAACGCTGGATTAGTGGTTTCCTTTTTGTTGCCTTGGCAGCCCAGTTGCCTAGCTGCAACGAAAATCCGTATGAACAGGGGCAAATCCTTTACCAGAATTTTTGCGCCAATTGCCATATGGATGACGGCAGTGGCCTGGAGGGGCTCATCCCGCCATTGGCAGGCGCTGATTATTATCAAGAAAATGTATTGCAAACCGCTTGTCTCATTCGGTATGGAATGGAAGGTAAAATCGTGGTGAATGGTCAAGCATTTGAGCAGCCCATGCCTGGTACAGATAAACTTACTGAATTCGAAATCACTAACATCTTGAACTACATCAATACGGCCTGGTACCAAGACCTACCTTATGTCAAATTAGCGGATGTTCGAAATACGCTAAAGGAATGTGAACAATAA
- a CDS encoding SCO family protein, with translation MVINLKVRYLASFNYIRLILFLGLGAYFLIGCQTKEPLPILSKQTQIDGQLRYESIPAFHFVDQDSQQINLGTFEGKVYVVDFFFTSCPTICPVLAQQMLRIYQHFEHDDRVLLLSHTIDPKRDSVEKLAHYAKNLGVSSNKWHFVTGDKEAIFDIGDDYFNIILENEDAPMGLDHSGRLVLVDRDKHIRSFCNGTDPKEVDRFIKDIELLLKTYEATLD, from the coding sequence ATGGTAATTAATTTAAAAGTACGCTACTTGGCTAGCTTTAACTACATCAGGCTCATCTTATTTTTGGGTTTGGGTGCTTATTTCCTTATTGGCTGCCAAACAAAGGAACCCTTGCCCATTCTTAGCAAGCAAACACAAATTGATGGGCAATTACGTTATGAAAGTATCCCCGCTTTTCACTTCGTAGATCAAGACAGCCAACAAATCAACCTTGGCACTTTCGAAGGTAAAGTGTATGTCGTTGATTTTTTCTTCACCTCTTGCCCGACGATTTGCCCCGTATTAGCTCAGCAAATGTTGAGAATTTACCAACATTTCGAACACGATGACAGGGTATTATTGTTGTCGCATACCATTGATCCCAAAAGGGATAGTGTAGAAAAACTGGCCCATTATGCCAAAAACCTTGGTGTTTCCAGTAACAAATGGCATTTTGTGACTGGCGACAAGGAGGCCATTTTTGACATTGGGGATGATTATTTCAATATTATCCTCGAAAATGAAGACGCGCCAATGGGATTGGATCACAGCGGCCGCCTGGTATTGGTTGATCGGGATAAACATATCCGATCTTTTTGCAATGGTACAGATCCCAAGGAGGTAGATCGATTTATTAAAGACATTGAACTTTTATTAAAAACATATGAAGCAACGCTGGATTAG
- a CDS encoding DASH family cryptochrome yields the protein MQEKRAIVWFRQDLRLHDNEALIHALKNAEEVIPVYVFDERVFKGKTRFGFPKTGSFRAQFIIESVQNLRQNLRAMGSDLVVRVGKPEEVIFALAQEVKSSWVFCNRERTAEEVKVQDALEQKLWSIGQEMRFSRGKMLYYTADLPFPIHHTPDSFTQFRKEVERIVKVRPPHPVPKSPFPPLTIRLDYGPIPCLKDLGLTPRGADAKAPLAFKGGETEGLKRLHYFIWETKAIRTYKETRNELLGVSYSSRFSAWLSQGCLSPKMIYQEIKRFEEAEGANESTYWLFFELLWRDFFRFMGKKHSAKIFLKGGIKGEPNTRWSNNHELLNKWINGQTGVPFIDANMRELKSTGFMSNRGRQNVASFLVKDLEVNWQMGAEYFESVLIDYDPCSNYGNWNYIAGVGSDPRENRYFNILTQAKKYDPQGDYVKYWLPVLEEIPAAKVHQPDTLSPLEQEELAFKLGEDYPYAMVSTAKWAH from the coding sequence ATGCAGGAGAAAAGAGCGATAGTTTGGTTTAGGCAAGATTTACGGCTTCATGACAATGAAGCCTTGATCCACGCTTTGAAAAATGCAGAAGAGGTTATTCCTGTTTATGTTTTTGATGAAAGGGTGTTCAAAGGGAAAACGCGGTTTGGATTTCCTAAAACAGGCAGTTTTAGGGCCCAGTTTATTATCGAATCGGTTCAAAACCTGCGGCAAAACTTGCGGGCAATGGGCAGCGATTTGGTCGTGAGAGTTGGGAAGCCGGAGGAAGTTATTTTTGCTTTGGCGCAGGAAGTGAAATCAAGTTGGGTTTTTTGTAATCGGGAACGGACAGCCGAGGAAGTAAAGGTACAAGATGCCCTTGAGCAAAAACTTTGGTCTATTGGCCAGGAAATGCGCTTTTCTAGAGGTAAAATGCTATATTATACAGCAGATTTACCTTTCCCCATTCACCATACCCCAGATTCCTTTACCCAATTCAGAAAAGAAGTAGAGCGAATCGTCAAAGTAAGACCGCCTCATCCTGTCCCTAAAAGCCCCTTTCCCCCTTTAACTATACGATTAGACTATGGCCCCATTCCTTGCCTAAAAGACCTGGGGCTGACACCAAGGGGGGCTGATGCTAAGGCGCCACTTGCCTTTAAAGGCGGGGAAACGGAAGGGTTGAAACGCCTGCATTATTTTATTTGGGAAACCAAAGCTATCCGTACCTATAAAGAAACCAGAAATGAGTTGCTTGGGGTGAGTTATTCCTCTAGGTTTTCTGCCTGGCTTTCCCAAGGCTGCTTGTCACCGAAAATGATCTACCAAGAGATTAAACGATTTGAGGAAGCAGAAGGGGCCAATGAATCTACTTACTGGCTTTTTTTTGAATTATTGTGGCGTGACTTTTTCCGGTTTATGGGTAAAAAGCACAGTGCCAAAATTTTTCTAAAAGGAGGAATCAAAGGTGAGCCGAATACGCGTTGGAGCAATAATCACGAATTGCTAAATAAGTGGATCAATGGCCAAACGGGTGTCCCATTTATTGATGCCAATATGCGGGAGTTAAAAAGCACGGGTTTTATGTCGAATCGGGGTCGACAAAATGTCGCTAGTTTTTTGGTGAAAGACTTGGAGGTAAACTGGCAAATGGGGGCCGAATATTTTGAATCCGTTTTGATTGACTACGACCCCTGTAGCAATTATGGAAACTGGAATTATATTGCTGGTGTTGGTAGTGATCCAAGAGAAAATCGCTATTTTAATATACTAACCCAAGCCAAAAAATACGACCCTCAGGGTGACTACGTCAAGTATTGGTTGCCCGTTTTGGAGGAAATTCCGGCAGCCAAGGTCCACCAGCCTGATACGCTTAGTCCGCTGGAACAAGAAGAATTGGCCTTTAAATTGGGTGAAGACTACCCGTATGCTATGGTTAGTACCGCAAAATGGGCACATTAA
- the nusB gene encoding transcription antitermination factor NusB, with translation MLSRRNVRIKVMQMLYTLSRDQDLKFEGALKQYKRLIHSSFELYLYTLLLLLRIAEYSKKDLVRKKAKLRPSAEDKRFTDKLADNELVQSLSQNDAFNSLVRAHKLESKIEDDQVRAYYADFSKTDQYLAYVNQEDCNLDDHKEILLSLYKHCLNNESFTELLDDNYPLWIDDKSLVVGAIKKTIKALPVTSEEFYQYYLPSDEAVKEFGELLLYKVYHEDTDLLELIEPTLKNWDAERVAAIDMILIKMALCELMNFPTIPTKVTLNEFVEIAKLYSTEKSKDFINGILDRLMKKLEKDGKINKEGRGLFDN, from the coding sequence ATGTTAAGTAGAAGGAACGTCCGCATTAAAGTAATGCAGATGCTATATACCCTTAGCCGGGACCAGGATCTGAAATTTGAAGGTGCACTGAAGCAGTATAAGAGATTAATCCATTCCTCTTTTGAATTATACCTCTATACCTTATTACTCCTCCTTCGGATTGCGGAGTATTCTAAAAAAGACTTAGTCCGGAAAAAGGCCAAATTACGTCCTTCTGCCGAAGATAAACGCTTTACGGATAAACTAGCTGACAATGAATTAGTCCAGTCTCTTAGTCAGAATGATGCCTTCAATAGTTTGGTAAGGGCCCACAAATTAGAATCCAAAATAGAAGATGACCAGGTAAGGGCCTATTATGCCGATTTTTCTAAAACGGATCAATATTTAGCCTACGTTAATCAGGAAGACTGCAACCTTGACGATCACAAAGAAATCCTGCTTTCCCTCTATAAGCACTGCCTTAACAATGAAAGTTTCACCGAATTATTAGATGATAACTATCCTTTGTGGATAGATGATAAGTCATTGGTGGTTGGAGCCATAAAAAAAACGATCAAGGCACTCCCCGTCACCAGTGAGGAGTTTTACCAATATTACCTGCCTTCTGATGAAGCCGTAAAAGAATTTGGCGAATTGCTGCTCTATAAAGTCTATCACGAAGATACCGATTTGTTAGAATTGATAGAGCCCACCCTCAAAAATTGGGATGCTGAAAGGGTTGCTGCCATTGATATGATTTTAATAAAAATGGCGCTTTGCGAATTGATGAATTTCCCGACCATCCCAACCAAGGTTACCCTAAACGAATTTGTCGAAATTGCTAAATTATATAGCACCGAAAAAAGCAAAGATTTTATCAATGGCATTTTGGACCGCTTGATGAAAAAACTGGAAAAGGACGGAAAAATCAATAAAGAGGGTAGGGGGTTGTTCGACAATTAA
- a CDS encoding OmpA family protein has protein sequence MQKKTLLLSVLFFFSIQLAFSQYKEAPAGLGVRAIFPNYQWALDQEFIDDEFGAGLEMEYVKHLNNYLNFSVPFRIYKAVLPIDEFSQFRNAGILGADATLQLKLFKEPAFLYPYLLAGLGVQFEDFQDIGFSAPLGLGINFRMAKHAYISTKGEYRVGFEDLRSNLQLGVGLHFILGEGKPAPPVLTDRDMDGVVDIQDLCPDIPGVIGLNGCPDTDGDGITDGDDACPTVAGIAAFGGCPDTDGDGIADDQDECPTEAGTAANKGCPLRDADGDGVADQEDACPDQPGPAMTNGCPDTDGDGLADKDDKCPTEAGPGATNGCPDNDKDGVINSLDKCPDTAGPASNSGCPEITKEDKETLEFAVQALQFETGKATIKNTSFSILDKILDIMNRYPEYQLTISGHTDSVGSSGTNQSLSEKRAKACNDYLVSKGINASRITYIGYGESRPIADNRYKDGRELNRRVEFDLYLK, from the coding sequence ATGCAAAAAAAAACTTTACTACTTTCTGTACTATTTTTCTTTTCTATTCAGCTAGCCTTCTCGCAATATAAGGAAGCGCCAGCAGGACTGGGCGTTCGAGCCATTTTTCCCAATTACCAATGGGCTCTCGATCAAGAATTTATTGACGATGAATTTGGTGCCGGTCTCGAAATGGAATATGTTAAACACCTGAATAATTACTTAAATTTCAGTGTCCCTTTCCGCATTTACAAAGCGGTGTTGCCGATAGATGAATTTAGCCAGTTCAGAAATGCCGGTATCCTTGGCGCAGATGCAACACTTCAGTTAAAACTATTTAAGGAGCCTGCTTTTCTCTATCCCTATTTATTAGCCGGTTTGGGCGTTCAATTTGAAGATTTTCAAGACATAGGTTTTTCTGCACCCCTAGGTTTGGGAATCAACTTTAGAATGGCAAAACATGCTTATATCTCCACTAAAGGAGAATACCGTGTTGGCTTTGAGGATTTGCGTAGCAATCTTCAATTGGGCGTCGGATTACATTTTATCTTAGGGGAAGGTAAGCCTGCTCCGCCTGTCTTGACAGATCGTGATATGGACGGTGTCGTTGATATCCAGGATTTATGCCCCGATATTCCTGGTGTCATTGGGCTCAATGGTTGCCCTGATACCGATGGCGACGGTATTACGGATGGTGACGATGCTTGCCCGACTGTGGCAGGTATAGCCGCATTTGGTGGCTGCCCCGACACGGACGGGGACGGCATTGCGGATGACCAGGATGAATGCCCAACAGAAGCTGGAACGGCAGCCAACAAGGGTTGCCCGCTGAGAGATGCCGATGGCGATGGGGTCGCCGATCAGGAAGATGCTTGCCCTGACCAACCTGGCCCCGCAATGACCAACGGTTGCCCGGATACGGACGGTGATGGATTGGCAGACAAAGATGATAAATGCCCTACAGAAGCTGGCCCTGGAGCCACCAATGGCTGTCCTGATAATGACAAAGACGGGGTCATTAATTCGCTCGACAAATGTCCTGATACAGCAGGCCCTGCCTCTAATAGTGGCTGCCCCGAAATAACCAAGGAGGATAAAGAAACCTTGGAATTTGCAGTGCAAGCACTACAATTTGAAACAGGGAAAGCGACCATTAAAAATACCTCGTTTAGTATCCTAGATAAGATTTTGGATATCATGAACCGCTATCCGGAATATCAATTGACCATTAGTGGCCATACCGATAGTGTGGGAAGTTCTGGTACCAACCAGTCCCTTTCAGAAAAACGAGCTAAGGCTTGTAACGACTATTTGGTATCTAAAGGCATTAACGCCAGTAGAATTACCTATATTGGTTATGGTGAAAGCCGTCCCATCGCAGATAACAGATACAAAGATGGAAGAGAATTGAACCGTCGAGTCGAGTTTGATCTTTACCTGAAATAA
- a CDS encoding tetratricopeptide repeat protein: MKIKFLALLLAPLLFQACGSDQNSDMAALEAKVEANPTPQDADALIALYRDYITNHPDDAEQNGKYLYRAAGLLFRLNRFNEANDLLKEAVKNAYSSSQTANNIYFMATIQEEKLNNPDMATSLYQCLQKAFPNFEKAAEVNQKIAGDTPPFAARIDTLAKGIFDINSGRVNRRTANNFIESCDLYSIILPEDSQSPAFLHKAGEAARATRAFNAALEIYERLYQRYPTYEKAPQALFLMAFTLDNDLKKYEEARALYETFLEKYPNDDFADDTKFLLQNLGKSDEEIIQSFEKSNKE; this comes from the coding sequence ATGAAAATCAAATTTTTAGCCCTACTGCTAGCACCTTTACTTTTTCAAGCATGCGGGTCTGATCAAAATAGTGACATGGCCGCCTTAGAGGCCAAAGTGGAAGCAAACCCAACCCCACAAGATGCTGATGCCTTAATAGCACTGTATCGAGACTACATCACCAATCACCCTGATGATGCGGAACAAAATGGCAAGTATTTGTATCGAGCAGCAGGTTTATTATTTAGACTCAATCGTTTTAATGAGGCAAACGATCTATTAAAAGAAGCCGTTAAGAATGCCTATTCCTCTAGTCAAACAGCCAATAATATTTATTTCATGGCGACCATTCAGGAGGAAAAATTAAACAATCCTGACATGGCCACAAGTTTATACCAATGCCTGCAAAAAGCCTTCCCCAATTTTGAAAAAGCGGCAGAGGTGAATCAAAAAATAGCAGGTGACACTCCTCCTTTTGCAGCGCGCATAGATACCTTGGCGAAAGGTATATTCGATATTAATTCAGGAAGGGTAAACAGGCGCACTGCTAATAATTTTATTGAGAGTTGTGATTTATACAGCATCATTCTGCCAGAAGATAGTCAAAGTCCGGCTTTTCTGCATAAGGCGGGAGAGGCAGCCAGGGCTACCCGTGCGTTTAATGCTGCCCTTGAAATTTACGAACGGCTCTATCAGCGCTATCCAACATACGAAAAAGCGCCACAAGCCCTGTTTTTAATGGCCTTTACCCTGGATAACGACTTAAAAAAATACGAGGAAGCCAGGGCCTTGTACGAAACTTTTCTGGAAAAGTATCCCAACGATGATTTTGCAGATGACACCAAGTTTCTATTACAAAACCTGGGCAAATCTGACGAAGAGATCATTCAGTCTTTCGAAAAGAGCAACAAAGAATAG
- a CDS encoding deoxyribodipyrimidine photo-lyase produces MPVVNIFWFRRDLRLNDNAGLYHALKAGFPVLPLFIFDTNILEKLEDKTDARVSFIHETLRALKSALNELGSDIMVAYGHPEAVWSTLLESYQVNAVFTNHDYEPYAIQRDQGIANLLHGKNITFHTFKDQVIFEKLEVCKDDGTPYTVFTPYARKWKAKLLSKLVDDSAVPANNPLASFYLQPYPTTNYLSGLLKTTQNFAFPSLESMGFRATHLSFPDKNVTRGTIKNYGEKRDFPAIQGTSKLGIHFRFGTISIREKARHSIGLSEVFLNELIWRDFYAMILANFPYVATRSFRSKYDGIEWRNEESDFQKWCEGKTGYPIVDAGMRELNATGYMHNRVRMITASFLTKHLLINWQWGEAYFAAKLLDFDLASNNGGWQWAAGCGTDAAPYFRVFNPSAQQEKFDKQGHYIRQWVPEYGTPAYPAPMVDHAFARKRCLQVYKASLETP; encoded by the coding sequence ATGCCTGTGGTCAATATTTTTTGGTTCAGAAGAGATTTGAGGTTAAACGATAATGCAGGGCTTTATCATGCCTTAAAAGCCGGTTTTCCGGTTCTACCGCTTTTTATTTTTGACACTAACATATTGGAAAAACTGGAAGACAAAACCGATGCTCGGGTCTCCTTTATCCATGAAACCTTAAGGGCCTTAAAATCAGCCTTGAATGAACTAGGGAGTGATATCATGGTTGCCTATGGGCATCCGGAAGCAGTTTGGTCCACTCTCCTGGAATCCTATCAGGTAAATGCCGTATTTACCAATCATGACTATGAGCCATATGCCATTCAAAGGGACCAGGGAATAGCAAATTTACTGCATGGGAAGAACATAACCTTCCATACCTTTAAGGACCAGGTCATTTTTGAAAAACTGGAAGTTTGCAAGGATGATGGCACACCCTATACTGTTTTTACGCCCTATGCTAGAAAATGGAAGGCAAAATTGCTTAGCAAACTGGTCGATGATTCAGCAGTTCCAGCCAATAACCCACTGGCCTCCTTTTATTTGCAGCCCTATCCAACCACCAATTACCTTTCTGGGCTGCTAAAAACAACCCAAAATTTTGCTTTCCCCTCCCTGGAATCAATGGGCTTCAGGGCGACCCACCTTTCTTTTCCAGATAAGAATGTGACGCGGGGTACGATCAAAAATTATGGAGAAAAAAGAGATTTTCCCGCCATCCAGGGAACTTCTAAATTGGGCATTCATTTTAGATTCGGAACCATAAGTATTAGAGAAAAAGCCCGTCATAGTATTGGCCTTAGTGAGGTGTTTTTAAATGAATTGATCTGGCGGGATTTTTACGCCATGATTTTGGCCAATTTCCCTTACGTCGCTACGCGGTCTTTTCGCTCCAAATATGATGGGATCGAATGGCGGAATGAGGAATCAGATTTTCAAAAATGGTGTGAAGGGAAAACGGGATACCCAATTGTCGATGCAGGCATGCGTGAGCTAAATGCGACTGGCTACATGCATAATAGGGTGAGAATGATAACAGCTAGTTTTTTGACCAAGCACCTCTTGATCAACTGGCAATGGGGGGAAGCCTATTTCGCCGCTAAATTGTTGGATTTTGACCTGGCTAGTAACAACGGTGGTTGGCAATGGGCGGCTGGATGTGGAACAGATGCTGCGCCCTATTTTCGGGTGTTTAATCCAAGTGCCCAACAGGAAAAATTCGACAAGCAAGGACATTATATCCGCCAATGGGTTCCTGAATACGGAACGCCTGCTTACCCCGCGCCCATGGTCGACCACGCCTTCGCCAGAAAACGCTGCCTTCAGGTCTATAAAGCAAGTCTTGAAACCCCTTAG